Below is a window of Spelaeicoccus albus DNA.
GTCGTGGACGTCGGCGCGCCAGGGCACGCCGTCCGCAGTCATTTCGACGCCGAGCAGGCCGCCGGCCGATTCGGCCGCGCACAACAAGCGCAACCGCCACGGCTCGTCGGCATCGGCCAAGGCCGTGACCTGCCTGCGCAGCTCGGATTCGACGTCGTCCAGCGCGGTGCCGCCGTCGTTGCCGAACAGCGCGGGCGGGCCGGACGGGGTGACATCGGGAACCGAGAATTCCGTGCCGGCGAGACCGGGCGACAGCTCCGACCCCGCCAGAATCGCCCGGCACAGCCGGAGATCGTGGCATCGGGTCAAGCGCACCCCGGCCGCGACGATGGCCGGATACCAGCGCCGCACGTCATCGAACACCCACCGGCGATGGTCGGCGTCACGTCCGGCGAACGCCTCGGCAAGACCGTCCGGCGTCACGGTCTCCGGACGGCCGATGACGCTGCCTGCCGCATCGGCCTCGGCAAGGACGTACCGCTCCCGCGGCACCCCGGCTACGAGCAAATACGCGGATGTGGGCTGCACTTTTCCATTATCGCGGCCGCCACCGACAAGCGCCGTCAGAACAGCCGGGCGATCAACGCGATGATCTCGATGATCGCGAAAACGACGAACACCGCCGCGCCGATGGCCGAGGCAAGTGTGAAGTACCAGGTGAACATCAGCCGCGGCGGCAGGAACGGGCGGAGCTTCGGAAATTCCGTGAACCGGGTGACGACGTCGGTCGCGCCTGCGAACCAGTTGTGCAGCCGGCGCATTCGGCCGAAGATGTTGCCCGAGCCCAAATGCAGGCTGCGGACGCCGCGCACGGCCCGGCCGGCGTCACCGAACGCTCCGGGGAGATCGAGTGCACGGGCGACCTCGGTAGTCAGGTCGTCGGGATCCTCCACCGATTTGATGGCCGATCGGCGCTGCACCCACAGCAGCGCCGGCGACGCCAAGCCCACCACGAAGATGATCGCGGCGGCCAGCAGCCACCCGCCGCCCAGGACGAATCCGAAGGCCAGCGCCACGAGGGCCGGCACGACGGGCAGCAGGATCACGAGCATCAGCGGGATCCGCGCCACCTGCACCGTCACGTACAGCATTTGCACGATCTGAGCGGCCAGGCCGCGCGTCGATTCGCCGGCCGCCGAGCCGTCGTCGATCACTTCACCGGTGATCGGCTCGTCGTCGGGCTCATTACTGGGGTCGGTCATCGCTCACAGCCAAACGGGGGCGTCGGGGATGGTGCCGGTTCCGGCCACGCTCACGCCGTCCGACCCGCGGCCGGTGGCCCAGGCCGTGACGGCGGCAAGCGATCCCGTCACCTTGGTGTGGCCCGGGTTGCCGGTGTCGACCGCGAATGACACGCCGTTGTCGGGCCGCACCACCAGGTCAAGGCCCTCGTCGCGGCTACGCCACGACGACAGCACGTTTCGCAGCGTCCGGCGCAGGACGCCGTCCGGCACCGAGTCGAACCCGCGACCGGTCGCCAAGTCCGCCAGGTGCACCCAGAGTTCGCGGGCACGCATCCAAATGACTGTGGCGGCTTCGACTTCGAGTCCTTGCCGGGTACGCACGAGGGCCCGCCACTGCAGATCGGTGGTGGTGTCGATGGCGTGCTGCAGATCGGCATCGGTCTTCTCGTACAAGGCGATCGCCTCCCGTGCCGGCAGCGCCGCACCGGCATCGATGTCGGCGTCGCGCCGTTCGGGCGAGACGTACATCGGAGTTTCGACGCCGGTTTGCGCCCAGTGCAACAGATTGCCGATGGCGACGGCATTGTGCGCCACGTGGACGACGATGTGCTGCCGGGTCCAGCCCGGTAACAGCCCCGGCTTGGTCAGCGATTCGTCGTCCAGCTTCGCCAACTCATCCGCCCATGCACGCCGCGCATCGGCCAGCCACGCGAATTCCTCGGCCGGTGGTGCCATCACTCACGCTCCTTCGCCCCGTGCGTTAATCGAGTTCCTTGTTATGAGTCTCGTGCAGGAACAGGTAAACGACAAATGAGATCGCGCACAAGGCCGCGATATACCAACCGAAATACTCCGGATGGCTGATTTTCGTCATCCACGTGCCGACGTACGGAGCTGTGCCGCCGAAAATCGCGACGGTCAGCGAATACGGGAATCCGACGCCGGCTGCGCGCACATGCCACGGGAATTGCTCGGCGTTGACGGCTGCGCTGATGGACGTGAAGGCCGCAAGGATCACCATGCCGACCAGCACGACGACGAGGAGCGGCACGAATCCGGTGACGCTGCGGACCAGTGCGAGAGCCGGGACGATGCCGACCGCGAAAATGCCGGACGACGCCAGCAGCATCGGCTTGCGTCCGATCCGGTCGGACAGCATTCCCATGAACGGCTGGATGACGCAGAAAAACGCCAGTCCGATTGTCGAAATCATCAGCGATTTGCTGGCGGTGATCCCGCTGT
It encodes the following:
- a CDS encoding maleylpyruvate isomerase family mycothiol-dependent enzyme, which encodes MAPPAEEFAWLADARRAWADELAKLDDESLTKPGLLPGWTRQHIVVHVAHNAVAIGNLLHWAQTGVETPMYVSPERRDADIDAGAALPAREAIALYEKTDADLQHAIDTTTDLQWRALVRTRQGLEVEAATVIWMRARELWVHLADLATGRGFDSVPDGVLRRTLRNVLSSWRSRDEGLDLVVRPDNGVSFAVDTGNPGHTKVTGSLAAVTAWATGRGSDGVSVAGTGTIPDAPVWL